From one Planktothrix agardhii NIES-204 genomic stretch:
- a CDS encoding putative Na+/H+ antiporter: METSSFQITLLIVITVMAGISAQVLADYLKVPAIVFLLLFGILAGNDGLSLVQPNLLGNGLEVIVSLSVALILFEGGLSLDLRALGQVSGSVRNLVSFGTLITLMGAGIAAHWLGEFPWPIAFLYAALVVVTGPTVIGPLLKQVSVDRQVSALLEGEGVLIDPVGAILAVLVLNVVLNGNADPLEIMGQLLLRLGIGAGIGVIGGGILGWLLKTAQFMSEELKNLVVLAALWGLFDTAELIMSESGLMTTVVAGMMVRYVGVPDMRQLLRFKGQLTMLAVSVLFILLAADLSLESIVALGWGSVLTVFALMWVVRPINIWLCTLNSNLNWRQKLFASWISPRGIVSASVASLFAILLTQRGINGGDSIKALVFLTIIMTVVIQGLTARWMAEKLGVTSQSVTGAVIVGSNPLSRLIGRLFQERDELVVMIDTDSVACETAREQGLRVYQSSALDHNVLEEAGLELMGTFLAMTTNGEVNLVLAERADAEFKPPRVLALFPREPQTTITVNREKVQQAFIPDVSLKEWNTYLEDKEVKLGETVLRQPGLEFQIAHLQALIRSGELIPLLIERDGNFQVLAASESWQVGDQIIYLLHDPKPTLLKRLSGSQKSNLTLEKHPAVEEVPLSVISYQ; encoded by the coding sequence ATGGAAACATCATCTTTTCAGATCACCCTGTTAATTGTCATTACCGTCATGGCAGGGATTTCGGCTCAAGTCTTGGCAGACTACCTGAAAGTTCCTGCCATCGTGTTTCTGCTATTATTCGGAATTCTGGCGGGGAATGATGGCTTGAGTTTAGTGCAGCCCAATCTTTTAGGAAATGGTTTAGAAGTCATTGTCTCCCTATCAGTCGCCTTAATTCTGTTTGAGGGGGGATTAAGTTTAGACCTGCGGGCGCTGGGTCAAGTCTCTGGGAGTGTTCGCAATTTAGTTAGCTTTGGCACTTTAATCACCCTGATGGGGGCAGGAATAGCCGCCCATTGGTTAGGGGAATTTCCTTGGCCCATCGCCTTTCTCTACGCGGCTTTGGTGGTGGTTACAGGCCCAACGGTCATCGGCCCATTGCTGAAACAGGTTTCCGTAGACCGTCAAGTTTCCGCTTTGTTAGAGGGTGAAGGGGTTCTAATTGACCCAGTGGGGGCGATTTTAGCGGTTTTAGTCCTTAACGTTGTCCTGAATGGCAATGCTGACCCCCTAGAAATTATGGGACAATTGCTCTTGCGTTTAGGTATTGGGGCGGGAATTGGGGTAATTGGGGGAGGGATTTTGGGATGGTTATTAAAAACTGCCCAATTTATGTCGGAAGAATTAAAGAATTTAGTGGTATTAGCGGCTCTGTGGGGATTATTTGATACGGCTGAATTAATAATGAGTGAATCGGGGTTAATGACAACAGTTGTCGCCGGAATGATGGTGCGTTATGTCGGTGTTCCTGATATGCGTCAGTTACTCCGATTTAAAGGTCAGTTAACTATGTTGGCGGTGTCGGTTTTATTTATTTTATTGGCGGCGGATTTATCATTAGAAAGTATAGTAGCTTTGGGATGGGGAAGTGTATTAACGGTTTTCGCTTTAATGTGGGTTGTGCGTCCGATTAATATTTGGCTTTGTACTTTAAATAGTAACCTGAATTGGCGACAAAAATTATTTGCGTCTTGGATTTCACCCAGGGGAATTGTTTCGGCTTCTGTTGCTTCTTTGTTTGCGATTTTACTTACCCAACGGGGAATTAATGGGGGAGACTCAATTAAAGCTTTAGTCTTTTTAACTATTATTATGACGGTGGTAATTCAAGGATTAACTGCCCGATGGATGGCGGAAAAATTAGGAGTAACTTCCCAGTCAGTAACCGGGGCGGTGATTGTGGGTTCAAATCCTTTGAGTCGATTAATTGGTAGATTGTTCCAAGAACGGGATGAGTTAGTGGTGATGATTGATACTGATTCGGTCGCCTGTGAAACAGCGAGAGAGCAAGGGTTACGGGTTTATCAAAGTAGTGCTTTAGATCATAATGTTTTGGAAGAAGCGGGATTAGAATTAATGGGAACATTCCTAGCGATGACTACTAATGGGGAAGTTAATCTGGTACTCGCTGAACGTGCAGATGCCGAATTTAAACCGCCCCGGGTATTAGCATTATTTCCCCGGGAACCTCAAACTACAATAACTGTTAATCGGGAGAAAGTTCAACAGGCTTTTATTCCAGATGTTTCTTTAAAAGAGTGGAATACTTATCTGGAAGACAAGGAAGTAAAATTAGGTGAAACAGTATTACGTCAACCCGGATTAGAATTTCAAATAGCCCATCTACAAGCATTAATTCGTTCTGGGGAATTAATTCCTTTATTAATAGAAAGAGATGGCAATTTCCAAGTTTTAGCCGCTTCAGAATCTTGGCAAGTTGGAGATCAGATTATTTATCTTCTTCATGATCCTAAACCCACTTTGCTTAAGCGTTTATCCGGTTCTCAAAAATCTAATTTAACCTTAGAAAAACATCCTGCTGTTGAGGAAGTCCCTTTATCAGTTATCAGTTATCAGTAA
- the yoeB gene encoding addiction module toxin YoeB, with protein sequence MRKVAFIPRSFDEFNQYQWAIEDKKIYTKIVTLIKDIQRDPFSGLGKPEALKHDLSGLWSRRITQEHRLVYNVTDEEIVIVSCKFHY encoded by the coding sequence ATGAGAAAAGTGGCATTTATACCTCGAAGTTTTGATGAGTTTAACCAATACCAATGGGCGATAGAAGACAAAAAAATTTATACCAAAATTGTCACGCTGATTAAAGATATTCAACGTGATCCTTTCTCTGGTTTAGGGAAGCCAGAAGCATTGAAACACGATCTATCCGGGCTATGGTCACGACGAATTACCCAAGAACATCGCTTAGTTTATAACGTTACTGATGAAGAAATTGTGATTGTTTCCTGTAAATTTCACTATTAA
- a CDS encoding tetratricopeptide domain protein, giving the protein MRNLPPPNRFYQNLPKENNSNVLALQSAQHWFRKVSRDEFLTWLRDDLKLDEEFVDDCEVRLRRSYPKHPFNQPLHWAPFAIIGL; this is encoded by the coding sequence TTGAGGAATTTACCCCCACCGAATCGGTTTTATCAGAATTTACCCAAAGAAAACAATTCTAATGTCCTGGCATTACAATCGGCGCAACATTGGTTTAGAAAGGTTTCCCGTGATGAATTTTTAACTTGGTTACGCGACGATCTAAAATTAGATGAAGAATTCGTAGATGATTGTGAAGTCCGTCTGCGTCGAAGTTATCCTAAACATCCCTTTAACCAACCCCTCCATTGGGCTCCTTTCGCTATTATTGGTTTATAA